Sequence from the Castanea sativa cultivar Marrone di Chiusa Pesio chromosome 12, ASM4071231v1 genome:
CATATGActattttaataagttatgtgatttgtttaaataatatatatatatatatataaataattttataaattgtcatataataggttaaaaaaaactctaaattaGTTTGGAACCAAATTTTTGTCCCGTATGATTGAATTGAGGGAACATGAATTATTTAAGCCATGCAAAATAGTCAAGAAAATTTGGCTCTATATTGCATCAGGGGGGTCAGCTTAGGTGTCTTTTGGGCCTGGGTCCGGCTTTTGGagggagtttttattttattttatttttattatctattattttaaaggtttaTTAAGCAACAGTGTCCAAGCTCATCACATACACacaccaaagagagagagagagagagagagagagatattaaaGCAGCCAAAAAATGCCGTCTCGGAAGTTTGGCATCTTGGACAAGTTTGCATTTTGAAGATTTGagagaaattattgtttgaaagTTTGGACGTGTATATAACTCCACATTTCAAGCCATAATCATGAGTCATGTGACTCTCAAATACGTCAAAGTTCCAAATACAATAACCAATGGTGTTTCACGTTTGGAGCAAATTCCGCTCTcgttaaaatattaaagataCAATGTCAAAAAGTGGGGGCGATCGATACTTCTATTCTGAATTTCATTTGTTTAACGGGAATAAATATATTAACACTTTAAGATCATTTACATtgatacttctttttctttttttaaggaaaattttacATTGATGCTTAATACAACGTATGTAccttgttttttaaaatataatggAGATAAAGCATCTAATCGCTTAGAGCATTGTTACAATCTTATGTAATTTAACTATCTCAGACAGATGAATACTAATGGTAAGAACTTATAGGATATTATTATCAATATATACCTagatataaaatgtaattttagaaTACTATgggttaattttgtttttttttttttttgagaatcaattttGTAATACTAGTTACTGACTTACTGTGGTTTACCATTATGCACTTAGGtaaatatttattcattcatGCCACCTAATATAACAACTTtctattttctcaaaaaaatataacaactttcttttatttctaaCTTTTTCCATAAAAGCTAGACGCATAAGCATATAATACTTGTACTTGTTTTCTTCTTAACTCGTCttagcttttcttttctcatgtctcttttgttatatataaatgtatttttacatttaaaaaaaaatataataacaaatcCATTTTCTTTGAAACTGTATCTTTAGAGTTatcagattaaattttatatatcacTGATGTAATATTATGAGTTTTCGTGCTTTTAGAATTACTATATATTAAGTATAAtttattaatctaattaatacACAATTTAATATACCAAAGACTTCAACGTTTGATTGAGTTATCATGCTTTTAGAATTACCATATATTAAGTATAATTTATTAATCTAACACACAATTTAATATAACAAAGATGTAGaagtttgatcattttttatgtgTACATAGGACGTCAAGTTAAATTACATTAATCCTTttaccttctctttttttttcatgcctttttttttttttgatattttaactagtggcggagctagaaatttttttagattaggccaaaataagatatatatatatatatatatatttatatatatatatatatatataaatatatgtatgtatatatgtatgtatgtataaactAAGATTTTTAACTCCTAACCatgaaattaacatttcttctttctttcataaaataaaatttaaaaaaaaaaaaaacatttcttgtttcttctaaaaagggaaaaaaaataatgtccaTATATCTGATTTTctgaatgaaattttaaaaaaaataaagaatttttttattaaaaagatttGCTTATATATTTCTAggaggacaaagtttagctacaaaattgattgtgaccttaggctacaaactcacttaatatctttttattagaggtgaattttgacaaatgcacgattggattacatcttcttcttgtATCCTtcatgtttacaaaattttaagaaaattaaagatcaatagctgtgtcatcaatacatttttaaattgcaaatttttgtaatttaaaattatgcataaaatataagtttatagattatatagtaaacaatatccgattgacataaaatttgacatatacattaagagcgtaaagaacatacaattcaacggttagattttcaaaatatgcagtaatatttattttattgagtgaatttgtaacctaaggctacaaccaattttgtagctaaacttcgTCCTTTCCAAGATATGCTATTATGGTATAAGAGTTATTAGAGAAAAATAGTCCATTGATGATATATAAaggtttctatttttataaaatggaTTAAATACACTTtgaattaatgaattatttatgaTATAAGAGCAATTAGAGGAAATAACTAATAATGATGCATTAGTCATTTAAATAAATGTGTTacttgtttttaataaaaatctaggagatttaaatttatatttaaatttaataaattattttatttttaccaaagATATAAGAGGGAGGAGGGATTTTGGAAAAGTCAAGGCCCATGCCCCCTAAGCCCCATCACTCTGCCCCTCATTctaggaaaattattgtgtattttCAAAGTATAATAAATGTGTATtttctcctctcacatgaatggtgggtcccactaattaaattcatgataggACCTATCATTTATGTAAAATGAGAAAGTACACATTTATAGTACTCCgaaagtacctaataatttccCTCATTCTAACACTAACGTGAGTTAAGGTCTTATAAAACTATGGTTaaaatagggggaaaaatgAATGTTGAACGTGGGTTGGGAGCAAAAGTGCAAGCACTTGTCCTCTATAAATACTGGCAGACTCTTATCAAAAATCATAATTCAAAGTAACCAATAGTTGTGCATTAGGGATTGGTAAAACACATAGTAGATACTAGctagtgagagtgagagtgtagCAATGGCCACAGTACTTCATGGTTTATCCCTTTCCAATATactagttttctttttcttctttgagcTGTGTTTTTGCTTCAATCCAAAATACCACAGGTTGTCAACGACTGGAACCTCTTGGTCATCTGCCGGAGCTACCTGGTATGGTAGCCGCGATGGTGCAGGAAGTGATGGtaatgtagagagagagagagagagagagagttgtattttttgtattcttgtactaataaaatatatttatgcaTGCAGGAGGGTCTTGTGGGTATGGTAATGCAGTTTCACAACCGCCATTCTCTTCCATGGTTACTGGAATAGGCCCTTCTCTTTACAATTCAGGCAAAGAATGTGGAGCCTGTTATCAGGTATAAACCTAGTGTACATTTGGCAAGGGAGCTTCACATTAAAAAAGacactaaaacttatttttaacagTGCCTTTAGTTAACTAACATTCAGCAAAATGCATTTAAATGCACTCTTAATTGTAAACTAGAACCTTTTTTGGTTGTTAATACTTTGATAATTACAACGGAAGATAGAGATTTAAACTCTGAATATCATCTCTAAAAACACAGAAGCTTCGATTTCTTGGCAATTGTAAACTTCATCTTTTGATTCTACACGTTGTGTCACTCAGAACACTGAAGTCCTGGCAAAAAAATTTGGTCCCATGGAATACTCAAATTAACTGAAGTTAAATGATGACATTTGGAACAAAAATGATTGACTAAATTTCCCTATAAGTTGCTCTTTTCTTTGTCgccctctcttttctttttggatgaGTCTTGTCTTGACTTTATTTGTTCATAATACATATTCCTTCTATTATACTTATTTTTTCCTCCCCCTATGTGGCTTCCTTTCCACTCCGctaatattttattctcaaTAAGGCTAgaaagtagaaataaaataagcaaTATTGTCACAAAaccatttcaaattttcaatcaatataATAGGAGCCCATGGTCGGTCGTTAGTTGCTTAGTCTTGTTCAACTTCTTTGAATCCTTTTTCCATTACTAGTATAATTCACAAACCGTTGGCCaatgtctttctttctttttctaatattctcaccctttttttcttctatatttaGCAGTAAAAGCAATCAtgctttttctatttatatttcaaaGAGTTACATacttcaaaaagagaaaaaaaaaaaatcaaagtaatTGCTATTTCTATTAATGCATAGTTCTATTCATgtacacaataaattttaacatgataaaattcttaaatagttctctttttctttttgttatttatggTATGTTTGGATATATAATACAAATATTGTTTATAAATTACTAGGTTAAATGTAGCAAACACTCATCTTGTTCGGGGAAACCAGTAAGAGTGGTCATAACAGATTTTTGCCCCGGAGGACCATGCGCATCCGATGCTGCACATTTTGATCTAAGTGGGACTGCATTTGGTGCCATGGCACTTCCTGGTCAAGAAGACAAGCTTCGTGACGCAGGAGTGTTGGAAATTAGTTACGCACGGTAAAACTTCACTCCTCAACCATATACTTTTTTCTTATGCTTGCAAatgttatgttattttattttgcttctTGTTTTTTGACCCAAGAGAACAAAACCTTTTAGCTTCTTTAACGTTATTTAATGGGCACTTTGTAATGAATAGGTTAAAAAAGTGTACAAGTTCAGAACTTTTTGAACAttaatatatttgtaaattaATTAGGATGACATGTCTTTATATTAATTCATTAAATCAACACCACCATACACTTTTTGGtcacactctttttttttttttttttgatggaaatatattttatattcaaacaaacaaacaaacaagagcACCTGTACAAGTTATAACATGCAGAAAACTGCAAACAAATACAATCCGGAACATGAACAAAAGGActaaacaaaagacaaaaggaATCATCAACTATATAACCATGGATTGAGTATTACAAGAAGACTAAACACTAAAATTACGTGAGTCGCCATGCTCAAAAACATTACTCGGAATATTTGACTTAATGGGcagccttttttgtttttaataggTAACTTGGTAATAAAAGAACACCTTAATAAAGATTTTAGGAAACCAAGTTACTTTAATTAGGCAAAACTCCACTAATAACAATTCCATGTAGCTGAACAATTATACACTTGTTATGAATATGAAGTGGCAACTACTACATATATAGTCAGACAGacctaacaaaattaatttctttatgtTTGGCAGTGTGGCATGTGATTATTCAGGAAAAACCATAACATTCCATGTGGATCAAGGGTCAAACCCATACTACTTGGCTGTAGTGATTGAATATGAAGAAGGAGATGGAGATCTTGGTAGTGTTGATCTGAAGGAATCCTCAACAGAGTCAAATGATGAATGGCGTACCATGCAACAATCATGGGGTGCAGTTTGGAAGCTAGATGCTGGGTCACAACTCCAAGCTCCACTGTCCATTCGCTTGACCTCACAGTACTCAGGCCAGACTCTTGTGGCAAAAGATGTCAttccaaatgggtggaagcctGGCTCGTCCTATAGATCCGTGGTTAATTACCTATGATTAGCAACAACTTACAAGTCATCCAAGCCCAACTCCTATATTTCTGAGTTGGTTGAAACTTGAGATGTATTTTGCGTAGACTGGGATTAATGGGGCTAGAATTCAAATTGAAATCTTGCTTATTAGCATAAAAGACGAATGTTAGTCTCAAGTATTTTGAGAAAGTTGTGTTGCATCTAAGCATGTATTACAAATTAGCGGATGTTTTAAGAGTAATGAGCTTTTCTTAATTAGTATATATGTTGTTATAGTAGTATAAGTTCTACCACAAATTAGCAACAAATTAAGTGACCCAATGAGATCTTGCTACCCATATGTGACAAGCCTATGCATTTGGCATGCAGAATTAAGCAACACAAAACATATAACCTCGTTAACTCAATacaaaattagttttatttCGTAAAATCTCTCTATAAATTCTTTTATCCGAACAAAACAACAAGTACTTatattatgagagagagagatgcttACATGGCAAACtctcaaataaaatacaaacaatttAGCACACCTACACTACAAGAAATTTGGTCTTTAGCGACGGTATATAGTCGTCGCTAATGCTTTAAATATCGTCGCTAATTATATTGGCGACAAAAAATGTCGTCACTAATTTTCGTTAAACAAAAGTGgtaacaaaaagtttttttgtgACGATATTAATCTTGTCGcaaatacaatactattaatGACGACAAAGTCGTCGCTAATAATAACAATTGTCGTCATAAATAATTCGAGATCTCAAGACGAAATGTTGTCGCTACTAGTTTAATTAGtagtgatgaatttttttgtcGTCGCCATTAGATTATTATTAACGACGACATTCTTGTTGTTGCTAATATATCATTAATAGTAAGGACACTTGCTGTCGTCACAGATAATGATATATAAGTGACCACAAACATGTCATCACTAAAAATTGCATATTAGCGATGATATTGTTTGTCGTCACTAATGATATGATAAATTATTAGCGATGACACTGTCGTCgctaataatattttacatttttttcttctttaaaatttacattctAAATTTTACATGGGTACCTGTTGGGAAATAACAAAGTACAATCTTatgcacataaaaaaatttcaatcacaAACACTCATATAAGCATAACAACTGCTCAATCAATAACTactaataaaggaaaataatacCCAAGTTCAATATCATATACATAATAAAAGCTCCAATCTATTCACTCAAATACTAATCAAATGATAACGAATTCCTCATGAAGATATGCAACCAAGCTAAAGCTTGTTGCAAAGAACAAATCACAAAACAAGAGCCAACAAGGAACAAGACAAAATTCCATATCCAATTTTCTCAGTATTTCCAAACTAGTCTCCTTTTAAAAAGTACTCCATAactcaaattaaattaagaccCCTTTTACAATTCACCAATCAGTTACacccaaaacacacaaaaactccaaaatcattcaaaaccCATGAAACTCTAAGACACAGAGACCCACAATTGAACCATGTAACAGTTGCTGATTTTCAAAGATACCCACAACTTGTTTACCAAAATTAAGGAATAGTCAGAAGGAATAATAAAGAGAGATTACCAAAAGTACCTCAATTTAACACAACCAGGAAAGATGTGAACTTTGACACTCCCCAAAGTTTCAGTGTCAGACTTTGAGTTTAGTTTCTTCTtcgataaaaaataaaaataaaaactttgtttctttCGCAGTGTTTGGTAAACGCCTTGGACTTACAAGTTGAACAAAAGAGTGAGATCGTGCTCTTTTCTGATCACGTTTGTGCCTTCAAGATGAACCACCACTGGTACTTTCAACATAACCTTCAAAACAAGACCCAACAGAGATTAACTCTTCAGCAAATGGCTtggaggaaaataaaaaatgagaaatagaaatttGGATGCGATGTTTAATTTGTAAGTGTAAGAAAATTAGGGGCAACATAGAACTAAATGGTAAGCATCCTAATAAACAAGAATATGTCAGGCTTCTTCATAGTTTTACAAGGAAATGGCATCCGATGAcacctttaaaattttagatttatacaGAATAATTTACAATAACATTGAATTATAGAAGTAAACACAAAAGGAGGGAAAAGAAAGGGAGACTACTCACAACCTTTGAAGACCAGGAGACCCGAGACCGAAATGTTGGAGGGCTTTGACACTTCACCAGCCAAATTGTTCAACTCCACAACAGCAGCAGAAGCTAGTTGTTTTGCTTAGAAAACCTCTTCAGCCAATTTTTGATTCTACACACATAACCCACTATTCTCCTCTGAAAGCTAAACATGTTCCAACTTAAGTTTCTCATTCTTAATCCCCTATCCAAACGAACAAACACAACAATGAGTTCCAAAAGTGCAGGCACTTGTCAAAATGTACAATGACACATAAACAATGTGCTTTAATACTAGAAAACTGTGTAGTATATTTTGCAGATGAATTAGGAAGTTTCACAGCATGAGTGGGTCAAGCAGCTGGATCTTCTACAAGGATCACATGCTAGCCATTTGTGAATGCTAGATGGATTGCCATGACGTAGAAGACAAGGTGTTATTTGCACGTTATAAATAGGAGTTTTAAATTGGGGCAAAAAAGAGAAACTCATGATAAGAACAATCAAGTCACTACCATAATAATCCGACTTTAATAAACCACAATTCCACACATCACAAATTTTCAATGACAAATACTCGTATAAGCATAACAACTACTCAATCAATAGCTACTAATAAGGAAAAACAATACTCAAGTTATATATCatatacataatttaaattcaaatctaccctctcaaataataataaaataatgacaaatgCCTCAAGAAGATATTCAACCAAGTTTGCAATGAAAAGTATCACCTCTCAACATCATCAATAGCCCAAGGCATGTGACATTttaacctaaaataaaaagaataaaccaATGTAAAGGTGAACTAAAGTAAATGACAAAAATGTGAacaaaatagttttaacatccaagtaaaactttaacatttttatttttcaaaaaaaccatAGCTAAGAAGATATGAAAGCTTTATGTACTTAACAAAACTTAACCTGCTTCAAAACTCAACTTAATCTTCATCCCCAAGATCTCCACTAGATTCATCATCGCTAGATAAATCTTTTTCTTGATCTGAGCTTGAAACATCGTCATCACTATAtgtttcttcttcattgttAGAATCTGTATCCCATTACTCATTAGACAAGTCATTATTGATGAACATACTTTCATCAAGTTGCACATATACATCATCAACAGGAATTAAGTCCCCCAAATCTATTGCTGGCACATCATCTCTATGTAACAAAGTTGAGTCTTCATCATTTTCTTGTTGAACTGTTGCATTAACCCCAATACATTCACTTTCTTGGTATACCACATCACCattatcttcttcattttcttcatgcACATTCTCTGTACCTATGGGAATATCATACATGTTTCTATGCGTCATATGTTGCACCACGTGCCAACTACTGCCCAATTTGGTATCATTCAAGTAAAAAACTTGTAAATCTTGGTATGCTAGGATAAATGGGTCAGAATAATACCATGTACGAGATGTATTCACACTTGTAGCATGCTCATCCCTTTGCATTCCTGTTCCATCCCTAGTATCCCACCAATCACACTCAAATAAATATACATGATTATTGCCCAAGTAGGTTAGCTCCAAAAGATTCCCCAACTCACCATAGTAGTTAGTTTTTGTTCCACCATCTTCACCCGAAACAAAGACTCCGCTATTTTGAGTACGACGAGTATGTTCACGGTCTTTTGTGTGGAACCTAACACCATTCACAATGCAACCTTGGTAAATGACAACTAGAGCATCAGATCCGCATGCAAGACTATATAATTCTTTTGACACATTTATCGCATTACTCCCACATACACAATTGTGGCACCAATTTTCGAATTCAACTTCATGCTTATGATCAATGTCAATGATGCCTTCTCCCTGGATCTCCAAATAATGCTCACTAcattataaatacataaaaacacttcattttattttcgagtaacatgaaaattttctttaaaaaaaatcactagaTCTTCAGATAACGCTTACTacataataaaaacatataagcaCTTCATTTTATTACTAAGTAACatgtaaattgaaaaaaaaaatcaatgaaacactTACGTTTTGTACGAATCAATTTCTGAGCAATTGCTAAGCACATACCATCGAACCCGTGTGAGACGCGTATCATCAAGTCTTACATATTTTGGTGCTCCTAAAGGACGTACTAGTTGTGAAAAAATAGACAAGCCTACATCCCTTTCCCCCTGGCACCTGTCGTTGTTCCGCTCCTCACAACTCCATACTGTCTCAATCTCACGAAGATACATGGAGCAGAATGTCAAACATTCAATAGATTAATATCCCTCAGCAATTGATCCTTCTGGACGTGCTCTATTTCACACAAACCGCTTTAATTTACCAAGAAACCTTTCAATTGGATACATCCAACGAAATTGAACAGGGCCTGCAAGCTCTACCTCTCGAGGTAAATGAAGAGCTAGATGTACCATTATATCGAAAAAAGCAGGTGGAAATATCATTTCCATTTTGCATAAAATCACAACATTGTCTTCATTCATTTGATTTAAGACATTTAACTTCATTGTTCGTGAACACaagtccttaaaaaataaacacaattcaATCAATGTTGTACGTATATTATCATTGAAATATCCACGAACTGCAACAGGAAGTAATCGTTGTAAGAGTACATGAAGATCATGGCTTTTCATTCCTGAAATCGTACCCTCATTGGTGTTCACGCATCTACTAATGTTAGATGCATACCCATCAGGAAACTTAACATTtttcaaccaatcacaaaatctTGTATTCTCAGCTTTTGTCAATGTATACTTTGCTTGTGGCATTTTCGTAGATATACCAGTTTTCTGTAAGTGAAAATCTTTACGTATGCCCATATCTTCTAAATCCTTTCGTGCATTAGAAGTgtctttatttttcccttttccaCGATCATACATCAGTGTACCTAAGACACTGTCACATATATTCTTCTCAATATGCATGACATCTAAGTTATGTCTCAGTTTCAATGTTGACCAGTAAGGTAACtcaaaaaaaatacttttctttGTCCAATTCAACTCGATCTTCGTgcgctttctttttcttgtagcTTCATCATTTCCAAATTGCACTTCTGGAACATTCATTAGTTTTTGTAACAGTTAATCTCCTGATAATTCATTAAGAGCTATCCTATGCTCTTCAGTTCCatcaaaaaattcttttttttttgcgccAATTATGCTCCTGAGGTAAGAATCGACGATGACCCATGTAACACAATTTGTGGCTAGACTTCAAATAACTCGACTCTGTATTCTTGTTACATATGGGACATGCTAACTTTCCCTTAGTAGACCACCCAAATAAGTTTGCATATGCAGGAAAATCATTAATAGTCCATAATAATGCTACATGCAACTTAAATGAATGTTGCATTGATGCGTCATACGTCTTGATGCCTTCATTCCATAATTCTTTTAAATCATCCACCAACGGCCGCAAATACACATCAATTTTGTTTCCAAGTGCCTTACGTCCAGGAATAAGTAAGGACAAAATCATATACGGATCCTTCATACACCTCCATGGAGGTAAATTATACAGCATAAGTACTATTGGCCACATGCTATATGATGTACTCATGTTACCAAATGGATTGAACCCATCGTTTGCTAAACCAAGTCGCACATTACGGGAATCTACAGCAAACCAAGCATGTTTTTTATCAAACTCTTTCCACACTATTGAATCGGCAGGATGTCTAAGGTAATCTCCATCTTCAAGTCGCTCATCTTTGTGCCACCTCATGTCTTTAGCTATATCTTTCGACATAAACAATCGTTGCAACCTTGGTTTAATTGGGAAATACCTTAAAACCTTCCAAggaatttttttacctttaccGTTGTCATTTTTCCATCTTGAAGTATGACATTTTAGGCGTTCTTCTTTATCAGCATGTTCCTTCCAAAAAAGTGTACAGCCTTTTTTGCATGCATGTATCAACTCATAGCTAAAACCCAAGTCTCGCCTAAACTGCTTTGTTTCATAATACGATTTTGGTAATGACTCCCCATCTGGGAGCGCCTGCTTTATCAAGTCAATCATCAAATCAAACGACTTGTCACTCCAATTGCAAAGTGTCTTTTTATGAAGCAACTTCATACAAAAAGAGAGTTTAGAAAACTTCTTGCAACCTGGATAAAGCTCACGTTGGGCATCTTCCCACAACTGATCAAAGGGTCTTGCTTTGTAATCATTGTTTGATGAACCTGGAGAAGTGGAGGATTCACCTATATTTGCATCTGGAAATGTCCCCCTATAAATGTCATCTAACATTTCCCCAACGTCATCAATGTCCTCTGCTTGTGAATTATCATCATTATGCTCAGCTTGCACATGTAATAAAAATGGATCTTCTTCCCCATGAAATATCCATTCGGTGTAATTCaaatcaaatctattcacaatcaaatGAGTCTCCATCGCGTCTATATGGTGATAATACCAATTTGTGCATTTACAACATGGACACTTAATCCTACCAACTCGATCCGCATGACCACGTGCCATGTTAATGAACTGCTTCACACCTTCACTATATCGTGTACTAGTTCTATTAGTTTCATGCATCCAACCTTTATCCATCTTGATGTCCCTATCATAATCTCAACAAACACATTCTTACTTGAGATGTGGGTTGATGAGTTAAACAAGTTCTCTATTATGATGTCTCTATCataatttgtaaatataaaagaagTGAACTACTTACCAAGTATAACCCAATTTTCTTcagaaataaaatcaattaaaaaataagccCTCTTCGCTTTTACCTTTCATTCTTAAGGTGTAAAAGTCCCACACTGGGAATTTACATAATAATGACTAAAAAGTCTTTATAAATCCCCCTCCTCAGatcaaaatggaaaagaatCTCTAAAAATATTTGGGCTCACAAGATAATAAATTGAGAAACata
This genomic interval carries:
- the LOC142620425 gene encoding uncharacterized protein LOC142620425 encodes the protein MDKGWMHETNRTSTRYSEGVKQFINMARGHADRVGRIKCPCCKCTNWYYHHIDAMETHLIVNRFDLNYTEWIFHGEEDPFLLHVQAEHNDDNSQAEDIDDVGEMLDDIYRGTFPDANIGESSTSPGSSNNDYKARPFDQLWEDAQRELYPGCKKFSKLSFCMKLLHKKTLCNWSDKSFDLMIDLIKQALPDGESLPKSYYETKQFRRDLGFSYELIHACKKGCTLFWKEHADKEERLKCHTSRWKNDNGKGKKIPWKVLRYFPIKPRLQRLFMSKDIAKDMRWHKDERLEDGDYLRHPADSIVWKEFDKKHAWFAVDSRNVRLGLANDGFNPFGNMSTSYSMWPIVLMLYNLPPWRCMKDPYMILSLLIPGRKALGNKIDVYLRPLVDDLKELWNEGIKTYDASMQHSFKLHVALLWTINDFPAYANLFGWSTKGKLACPICNKNTESSYLKSSHKLCYMGHRRFLPQEHNWRKKKRIF
- the LOC142618807 gene encoding expansin-B18-like, which encodes MATVLHGLSLSNILVFFFFFELCFCFNPKYHRLSTTGTSWSSAGATWYGSRDGAGSDGGSCGYGNAVSQPPFSSMVTGIGPSLYNSGKECGACYQVKCSKHSSCSGKPVRVVITDFCPGGPCASDAAHFDLSGTAFGAMALPGQEDKLRDAGVLEISYARVACDYSGKTITFHVDQGSNPYYLAVVIEYEEGDGDLGSVDLKESSTESNDEWRTMQQSWGAVWKLDAGSQLQAPLSIRLTSQYSGQTLVAKDVIPNGWKPGSSYRSVVNYL